In Sesamum indicum cultivar Zhongzhi No. 13 linkage group LG8, S_indicum_v1.0, whole genome shotgun sequence, the sequence CGTATTCTAGATTTTTCGTTTGCTCCAACGTGTCTGCATTTCATTAGCCGAGTTcataataagataaaatgtTTGATGGCgatgaataaataatgtaaCTTCAAATTAAGGGGGTGATTCTTGTAAGGTCGCTAAACAATCTCAACCATGCATCTGATTGTGTTCATGTCTaatccatcatatatttagtGGTTCTGATTGTTAGCAACTCAAGGTCCTGGGGCATCTAAGAGGCACTCAATCAAAGGGAAGATAGTGCTGACCTGACGCATTGAGGCTCCACGTGTAGTTGGCCTGGTGTCTACTGCCTGAGCCGCTGGGTGGTCGGAAGCACTGGAAGTATTAGCAACCtgtcataaagaaaaaaatataccaCTTCTTCACCTTTCATGCAgtgaataaaaatagaagGCCTGGTAAAGGTAAAATCTGAGACCTGCTCTTTTAAGGAACCTACCATATCAGGGACATTCCTATCAGGTGTATTTTTATGCATGGAAGACACCATTGACACTAATGCTGCCATCTGAGAGACCATCTGCGTACAAGTTTTCTCCATGACTGCCATTTTCTCTTTGAGGTCTCGTATTTCAGCATTAGCATCTGATTCTGACACCATTCTGGTGGATTCCGAACAAGCTGGTTTTGGGCTTCCAAGGTCAGGAGGGTAGGAGGGGCCTAATTCAATGCCTAACTCAATACAACGGGTACGGCCTCTTTTATCTGAACCAATGATTTGTGATAAGACGTCTCCTTGCTTATTGCTGTCCTGTGGGGTATCCTGGCCATTTACCCGATACTGGAGTTTCttctatcaaaataaaattaaaaaaatgaaagtgctTTTAAAGATTAGACAACCCCACATTTAACTGTAAGCTTAGAAGAGAGAATAAACTGAAggtgaatgaaataaaaaaaatttcaaatccaaatcatACAATCACTTCTGAAGATGCTTCATTCACAGGCTTCCCATCCTTGCGTGTGCGTGTCAATATGAATAGTTCTGCTCGTGATAGTTCCTTCCCGTCAGGCCTATTTCGCTGTACTCAACAGATTCAGACATAGTAAGCTCATACAGATAGCTTGTACCTGAAGCCTCAGAAACCATGAAAATTACCTGCTCCTCACGTATGCGTGCAAAACTCTTGCGGCCTGATGCATGGATATACTTTGCCTTCATACGATTGGCCCTATTTGTAGCACTGTTTTTCTGCGGTGTGATAAACTTTATTATCACATTGACCAATCTCAGGTAAAGAAATTCATAACTGAACTGGTACAATTCAAAATCTTATGGTCATAGCcatatataaagatatttttttttctgggaGGAAGTGATGTCCTTGGATTTTTTAACTTGAAATGAAGCCATACTAACGAATACCTGAGCTGACTCAGTACTCCATAGTTTAACAAGGGCTGCCCACTGATCTGGAAGGATCCTCTCATCACAATCAGCAAGTCGCGCCTCATCTGTTTGATGAGGGTAGTAATGTGCAGTCTTCAACTTGGATTTCCAATCCTTCCATCTTCGACCAAGGGATTGCAGGACCCAATTCTTACTTGTAGGGTCAATATCAAACCTCAACTTCATCAAATTTGGACATAAATGGAGCGAATTTGTGAGTGCATGACTAGTGCAAAAGAAACCACAAAAAGTATGTGTCAAGTTCTCCACATACCTGAACTTTCTCccacatatttttctttttctcggAGGGCACATGCCTCCAGTCAAGATAAGTAAGGGGTAGAAAGTGCCCATTCCGTGCTAGGGTACCCAGGAAGGAAACTAACTTTTGTGCATGCGGGCCAACTGGCTGCCCTTGTGCATTGGTAGGGATTGGTATGCGATCTCCTCCAAATGCCGTGCCATGAGTGGGTTCCTGACCTCCAGATTTCCTCTGCCACTTTCTATTGTGATCTGTTCAGGATAACAGTTGCTCAAGCATACATAATATGCAACTTCTGAAAGAAAGTACAGATTTCAACAAGAAGTAGCGGTATCTCAAACCTGCAGTGGGAGATAATGGCTGTGATTCGGGGGATATAGTTGGGATTTTGCAGGTATTTTCTTGATGCTGATGTTTCTGGCTGTTCATCATGGATGATGATTGCTCTTGGCACTGTATCTGCGTCTGACCTCGAGTTAtccttttgaagaaattattatcTGCTAATGACCACAGCCAAAAACAATATGTGAATGAAACAGGCAAGCTTGAGAAAGAAGAAGTTTCTGCCAACATTAAATGATGGTATCATGGAATAGTGTACCTGCTGTTGAATGCAAATGTTCTGATGGACTTGATTCTGGTTGGTTTTGGCAGGTCTTTTCCACCGGATGGCATGCCATGATGTTAATCATAGATGATGATTGCTCAGGAATGGGGTTTATCTGATTTAGCTCCCGGCAGCTAGTGTCATCAGTAACAGGGGGCCGTGGACATTCAGTAGTATGCTTAGTGCAGTTACCATTTAATATTGTTGGAGGTGGTACTTGCAGATTTCCTACAAAAAGGTCAAGTGAAAGgtcaaatcaaattatcaGAAAGTGGTGGAGTCAAACCATTTGAAGCAAATAAGGTGGCCAACTTCTGATCGAACtcaaaatataactataaataacATGCACACATCAATTTGAGCAAACTTAATCTATATACTAGTGCAATTACCATCAGCCACACAGaggtggtaaatttgctgttATATTTTACGTTGAATGGAGACTTAAATGACAGGCAAGAAAATAGCaaaaggaaataaacttgGCCTTTTATTGTTGTAGCCTCATCAGTCATCTCACATAACTACAGGGCTTACAGTCTAGTTTCAAGATacaaatgatataatataaatgagcaaagatcagttataaaaatttcatggttTCAGTAGCTTTTATACATACCAATGCTGAAACAGGAAACGTTatgcttaaaaaattcatggagggatcatatgaataaagctatattattcttattttctgtCAAAATAGCATATCACATAGATTACTTAAGGAACAACTTAATGTCAACATCTCAAACAtacttcaataaaaaaaatcacaaaacacTAGTAATCACAAGCATGTTCAATTATgataatgaatttcaaaagCAAAAGGATTTACATTACTAAATTCATTTGAGCTGTATGGCCTTGTAAGTAGGGAAATCCTTCACAGATTCTGCTGCCATGCTAATGACTTTGCTCTTTTATTAACATGAAGCTTAGCCACAGATTCCCCTTCCAAAACTATTTGCACTATTACCTGATATGGCCATTATAAGTCTCATTGGCTGCTCCTTTCAACCCCACTACCATCTATACCATCATCTCAacaatcaattttgttttaactCTTGCCCTTCGATTGGTTCAAGCATTTTAACACTTAGTTTGCTTCGAGGAATTTGATGAGGAAAGAAtaaaactaggaaaaaggaaaCTACAGTCAAAGTAGTACAAAATCTCAAGTTTGTTCAGTGGTTTAACGAATAAAGGTACTAAGGATAACAGAGGTAATGATTGTGTCGGAGAAGAGGTGGCCAAATAGGCTTTTCCTTTATTTCCCTTATACATTTCTGAGGGAATTGAGTTTCGTCCAATTATGGGCTATATCTTCCCTAAACAAAATCCTGGTGTCAAACAAAGTGTCTTAGCATGCTTCACAATGGCGATGTTATTCTCAATATGTTAGGTTGTTATCCTGCACGTCATCTTTAACATAAATTGTAGGgataaattttacttttcatcCTCCAAGTATGTCACTAGTCCACATTTGGTCCCATGGTACACGGCTCATCATATTGACTCctcaaagtttaaaattttcatcaaatgtGGTCCTTGCCGTCAACTCCCTGATAGCTTCTAACAGAACAGNNNNNNNNNNNNNNNNNNNNNNNNNNNNNNNNNNNNNNNNNNNNNNNNNNNNNNNNNNNNNNNNNNNNNNNNNNNNNNNNNNNNNNNNNNNNNNNNNNNNNNNNNNNNNNNNNNNNNNNNNNNNNNNNNNNNNNNNNNNNNNNNNNNNNNNNNNNNNNCCCCTGAAACATTGGTGGAAAAATTTCCAATTTCTTCCATTTGCTCTCCCAAATACATTAAGATGGAAATCTAAATTCCTAAATCTCCACCAAGTCTGAACACAAACTTCCTGAATCCAAgccaaaattttgtatttttcccaTCGACATCCCTAATTTTCCCAATCCCAAACCCTACTCTTCTTAATTCAATCTGATGACCCGCGTATCAGGGGACCACATGCAGATTACGGACATGCTTGGAGGACGAAAAGTGAAGTTaaacatcaattatatttgtcTGTCATCGCCTCAGCATCACTATGAGTAAGCATCACCATGAgtaataaatctttttagCATATGTCAAACCCAATAAAGAGAATTCTCCAGTTACTACAGAAACTATTCCCTGAAGGAAACCTTAACTGATAAGTGCAGCAGGTGAGAATATTCCAGTTATAGCAAATTCATCTCAATGAATTTCCAGCAATTCGGAATATAGCTTTTCGCTTATGCAATGGTAAGAGATATTTGTATCCGATACACGATTGTGTAACATCTTTTAGTAAATGACATGTGTATTGGTGTGTGGTTGTTTTGGAGGAGgttagagagaaaaaaatgtgGCTATGGAGATAAAACTGAAATTTCCCTTCCATATTACATGTGTCTTCTACTAGAGAGTAACAGAATATTTGAATTGCATATGAACGTCCATGcagaaaattactaatttggtTCTTCGAATCTTCCAATAGAATACAGAATAACAAACTCAGAACTCCATCCAAAAATGTTGGAGGCCCTGGTTAAACAGTAGCAGGGACAGTTCCAACAACAGCAACTCTGAGCATAAGTTCTAATGCCAATTATTTTCGGACGTCATCAATTGGTCAAgggataataattatttacaaaaatttagagTTGTTTGAACTAGTGCATACTGAGTGAACGTCCAACTAATGGAAAAATACAACTATGCAGCTAGCAGGAATCCAAACTAAGTAGAAAACAAGAATCAAATGAAAAGGAAATCTTCAATATTAAACTAAGTGACAGCACAAGAAATTAAATGAGTTGTTCGATGGACATGATTTGCCGGCCAGGAagtgtaataattaatgattatgaTACCTAGATGCGAAGTCCAAGTCAAAAAGCATCAGCATATACAAATTACACCTTAATGACATGGCATACCTCTACAATCACTGTTTCTAGGGCCCTTAGCATGAGAACTTAGCAACTGCTGACAAGTACTCTGATTGAGATGATGCACAGGCATGCAGCTAGCTGAAGGGTCATAAGCCTGCATGTGAGCTGAGTCCATCTGACACTGTTGTTGGTGGTACCTATCTTCAGCATCCCGGCCCAAACCGAATGCATCGCATTTGGTGAAATTCGATGTAGGCTCTCTATGAGGTAAACACGAATGCCCTTCAAAAGAATTAGCATGACATCAGACAGACAACAATATTTGTGTGATATATCATATTACCTGTTGGTAATAATACAGAGGCAATGTAGCATGACAATGTTTAGTTAATGACCCAGTTGAAGCAAGAAGCAATAAACATGGAAACCGCAGAACCATACATGGTCTTCAACATTACTTGATTCAATCAAAATGTGAAAGCGAAACTAGTAAGTGATCTAGTTTCTCCAGTTTCAGATAGGGGCGGATCGGGGGAGTGCACAAGAGACCACAAGTGCAACAAACTTTAGAACAACAAACTTTCTGCGATCAAAGTGACAATGGACTTTTTCACGTACAACTTGCTTAGAGAATCTCAGAATCCACCAAGTCAAAGAGTTAGATAGGAATGAAACACCAAATAATGTCAAAAACCAAATGAAGCTCATATTTTTACAAGAAATTGCAAAAGAACTGTTCTTGATAATATTGCAGAGGTGCCACCACAGAGTCAGGATTTAATAAGGTTTTATACATCCTTTAAATGACAGATGAACAAACATGAAATGAAAGAAATCACAACCACCATGTCTCTTTGATATATACTTATTACGTCTTAATTCTTTCAAATCTGGAACTTCTTTCTCTTCCAGCGGCTTGGGAGGGAGGATGGATTCTATATGATGAATCATACCCACACAAGATTAATGTGCTAAGCAACCAACATAGATTTTGTGCCCTCCAAGGTAGCAGAAAAATATAGCAGAAGTAATCTTTAACAGAGTTATTAATGTCTCAACCAAATTTActgatataaaaaatcatttcacaTTTTGCCAAAATCGACTTTTAGGCTCAAGAATCATGTGCCCAACCCCCCAAAACAAGATCTTAATATTCATTAAGCGAGGGAATATAGTATGTACGGAAAGAGAATACTTCGCTCTAGCCTCCACATGGAAAAGATCACTGATTACCTCAGGTGCTTCAATAATAGGATGTCAACTAGCTTCACAAAACTTCAATGCAAAATGCCAAACTGAAATATTCAGACCATCGTTACAAACTAATTGTCATCAGGCATAACATCATAATGCCTTCCCGTGGGATGGACTCTAGCGTATGCATCCATAAGGAAGCATTACCCCTTCACTATAAGACAGATAACAGCATTTCTAACTGTAAAGAATATTCTACACAAACACAACAGACCTGCACTCTGAGAATTTGTGCCACCTTCTATTTGGGAGGGTGGCAATTGGCATAAGCTTGACTGATGCATGCATCCTCTCTGCTGGTGACGGGCCATAAGGCTGCAACTAGGTGGGGGTTGACAAGAGTGCGACAAACTTGGAGTTGCCTCACTGACCCTCTGGCTGCAGCACTTGCCATTCATGAGGTCCCCTGGGTGCAAATGTGCAAAACTGGTTTGCGGTGCAGCCAAGTCTGAGAAAGTTTGAACATTAATGtgttttcaataaataaaaggatCATATGTAACACATGATTAACTAGAAAAACTTCCAACCTGAGATAATTAGGTTACTAGGTTACTGACTCATCTCTTCCTTTTCCAATATTACCAAAACCTCAATCCTTCCTTTATGGATAGGGGTGGAATTTGTGGTGTCAGCAAAACATTTAACTGGCTTCTCATTTTACCCCTTACTCTTCTGTCTTAATATGCACGCAACAGAATACTCTTGGGGTACATTGAAGCTAAGAGAGGGCTAAATGTAATGAAGTACAATTTATGGCTAAATGTTGCCTCCTTTATAAGTTTCTCCTTTCAGCTACAATTTGTTCGTGTTGATATTAACATGGACATGTACgcttatttttgcaaatagTTTACATTTGTTTTTAGTTATTACAACAAATTACTGAACAATTTAACTACCACAGTTATACTTAATGTCATAGAGAAGAATCATTTAAACAATGTGGAAGAAGGTAGGTCAGCATAGGGAGGTGGCAGCGAGGAAGGATAAGGGAGAGAGAGGCAGCATCAAACTTGGACAGGGAGAAGGAAAGGGTTGGACAAGACAGTGGCAAGTGGACACAAAGAGTTTATTATAGGGCTTCACGGTGATTGGCCTTTTCTCATTGTGTCTGAACAACAAAAATTGAGATGGGGGTCAATTACAAATCCACACTCTATAATTGGGGTCAAAATTGACAGATGCATTTAAGATGTCTTTaagttcttttaattaaaaaaaaaaggttaaaatcTTCAAATAGACGTGAAAATTATCAGTTCCCTACTTCAGTCCCCGTTTGTCATGAAGAAAACTGAGTGGGATATTTTGTTTCTCAGAAGATATAGGAAAACCAgtaatttagctattttagaAGATACAAAGATTTACAAAGACATAAGCGTGTACCGGGAACACTAAAATGACGGCTCAGCAAAATTAGCAGGAAAGCAGCAAGAATTGATGAATCAATTTTgtagaagaaaatgaaaggaaaaaataatataagcaTATACAATTTTCACATAGTAACAATCTATTCACATATACCTACCATGCTGGTGCAGGCCAGGTTGTAGATGTCCAGAGTTCAATGAGCACTGGCAGTGGTAGGATATCTCCTGGGGCTCAAAATTGTGGGTGCCACAAGTTGAAAGTTTCTGATATTGCCTTTGTTTCAAGACTGTCCAATTGTGCTGTTGCAAGGGGGCAGAACTGCTGATGGTTGAACCCCCAGGATCCATATGCACAGCAACTTGACATGGTTGCGGATTATGGCACAGATGTCCTTCATGAAAGATAAGAATGCTTAATAGAATCTGGCAATGCATAAATAAGTACTATATACTACCCAAAATGATATTCCAAAGCCAGGCCTAGGAGCTTGGTCCACTCATTTTATCTCAAAACTGTTAAGATGCCACATTTCTAGTTTGTTGACCTTTCATCAGATAAAAGGATACGGTCTATTGGAACACATAGAATTGATATCTGAATACTAATTAGAGCAATAATATGTCAATATCTCGCAAAGCATAGAAGTTGAAAAGTCATTCATAAGTTCCAGACAACCAATCTGAAGAGCAGAATATGATCTTCCAGGAAATTATAAAGTGAATTTCAACAAACATCCCTAACCAAACAGACACTTAAATTGCTGAAGAAAAAACGATGACCTTTACTCTTGTTTTGAGGATGAATGACTGAGTCAATACTTGATGCCAAACGGTATGATATAACTTAAAAACTTAGCAACACCAATTAAGCAAGTTATATAAACTATCATGGAAAAAAGGGCCTTGGAAACAATAGCTAGTCATCTCAAGTTGAAATAACACTAGATTGAAATCAATAGCAGCACCAACAGGAGCATAATCCATTCTTACCAGTAGTGGCAGTGGATTGTTCCCTGTACAACCCAGCTGCAGTCCACTGCCTCTTGAAGTTGATCTTGACCCGTTTCATGAGCTCCAGTATCAAGGaaccttttttattatacttgcAACAATTATCCCAAATAAGTTCCACATCCTTAAACACTTCCTCTGAATTTCTGTACTTGAGACCACTTTCCAGTTTACTACAGATGGTTCGGAAATCCATAGGTGtatcaattatatcaaaataatccTGATTTCAAGTCCATACCACCGAGaaagaaggagaaagaaaagaaacatgtCAGTCCAATATCAGAAAAAGATGTGGAGCTAAAGTGTCTGCAATTAGTAAGAAAACATACGGGAATCCCGAGTGCAATAGGATCAACTGGAGCATTGAAGGGCGCAGCTGCTTCCATTTTCATAATCTTCTTAATCACCTAGGAAATAATGGGGCAAGAAATTGTAACAAACATATCTAAAATATCTCGAGCAacgattaaaaattaaactaaatagcTTGTAACAATGCAACTAACTCTTACCTTATGGGCAGCATCTAGTTCTTGTTTGTTGTATACAGGCTCCTGATGAGAAGACTTTGGCTCCTTTTGTCCGACTCTCTCACGCTGTTGTGAGACTATATCGTTTATTGGATTCACATGTGAAGAAGATATAGCCCTAGCCAACTTTGCAACAGCACCACTAACTGTCTCATTATTTGTTGTCTGATTATCTAAAACCGCATGCAGACCGCTCAGCTTGGTGTGTACTGCCCTTGTTCCTATCTCTGTTCTAGACACAagttcatcattttcttcgTTCCTGTCAGAATAATATCCAGGCTCTACAAAGACTTCGCCAGACCCTCCAGTAGAAGGTTTCTTTGATTTTCGTTTTCCAGCTCCACGCTTGCGCTTCATTTcctctttaatttttgttactaaACAAAAACACATGCCAAAGCTTCTTGAGCCACCTAACGACAGGAAAATGTAGAGTAATCATCATAAGCTAATTTCATCTACAACATGGAGCCTTAAGAAACGAAGGTAAAATTTATAACAGGCACTGCAGATAGAGAAATTGATATAACaacaaattagaatttcaaattaacaTATCACAAGTCAGAATTCAATATATCAAAGGTGGAACAATTTCTAACCAACCATTGTGATGAAAAGAATATGCCAAAGATTTCCAGAACACCTAATCCATAAACCCAAAACCATCCAAACATCTGATATCACTTTGCCATCCTAGACTTTGAATCATCAAGTATAAACCCTTCCATTCCTAGATTCTTCAGTTACAACATGCTGGATTCTCAAGGGACTAGGAGCACCATATAGCAGggtatatttgattatatgaTGTCCACCAGTTCCTCATTCCTTCATTTTTCTACCTCCatctttgaaaaaataaatatacccAAAACTTTCTTGATGgcgatatattttatttcaacaaaTGGATTCATAAACTAAATGCTTGTTTTTGTTCctgatacaaaataaaatttgcttCATCACTTCTAGCATCTGTTACTCATTCAACTTATTGTTTATTCTTTATATTCCACAAATTTTACAGCCTATTCTCATTTGCTATATTCCGCAACTATATGTCTTTAGTGTACAAACATACACGAAAAATCAATTATCTTCTTAAATTGTTAGCTGTTTCTACTACCACAGAAAACTATTACtggaaattataaataaataaagaatagaGGATTTGATAAGGACAGTTTCTAAATTTGCTCAATTCCTCCCAAAAAACAaggattaagaaaaaaataaaataatccaatCATATACCCAATGCAGAGACCCAGCATGCAAACAGACATAAGAAACGCAACCAAAaagctaaataataattcagaaATCCAGAATTACTCTAACTCCAACCTCATCAAAACAGACTGAATTTCATCCTAGCAACAGCAACGATTAAACTAACACCTCAACTAAACCTAAGCCCCAAAACAGATTACCAGATAATCCCAAGAAAAAGTAAATCCACAGCAACAATTCAGGAGACCTTAAAACCCTTCAGTGCAACTAATAAAGTCAATACATGAtcagaaagggaaaaaaaaaaaaaggaacctCAAAacctaaaaacaaaaattaacagTTTGTATTATCGGAAATGTACCTCCATCAGCATGATTTCATGATCATATACCCATCACAGAAGAAGCGCTCCCGAGTGCGGCTTTGTGTGGAAGGGATAGAGACAGTTTACTCACAGAGTAGACTGTCGAGGTGAATGTATAATCCGTCGCTTAATATAACGTGGCAGGCCCAACTTGTGATCGTGGCCGTCTGTTTGAGTAACCAATGGCCAAGATCTCATAAAAACTTGCGTCGATTTATTGTTTGGAAGGTATAACCCACCCGCGACCATTTGATACGGAATCGGTGGCAGTATTTCTACTTCCTTGGTGTCAAATACAGTCATCATTCACAAATATACGTATGATATACGTATTTTCCTTcattcttcatttattttcattttacataactagaaaaatatatcgagaatattatctataataaaataatagcatATACACAGTACACTCGAtgtgtgtaaatatatttttaaaattataagtaattatttttttataaaagatttgaTCGTacgtatatatttatttaattgctttgtgtttaaataaaatttataaattttgaaacataTTTGATacagaaaaagatatataatactttaagataaaaataaacaattttgaagataaaatatgaaaaactcaaaatgaaaaaagaggaacaaataaaaatgaaataaaaaaatattactattataaagTTATTGCACAggagaaatatttaaaaaaaaaatggttatttgacatatgttttcattttgatgtaattgttgttttaaaaaatatttttaggtgGGGCCCcaccaaattatttaaaagatttagatatatttaataattttgttaattgttctaaaaaggaaaaaaaaatatttaatcgaTGTAAAGCCACCAGAAGCATGTGATTTttcactataattaattattatggcaTAGTAAAAAATGACAAACACGAATTAATTATAGCACTGCAacaactattaattattatttctgcaagtgaggtcaaaatattagttattgttaaaatcataacaaatgttttgtagataactaaaaattatggcaaatgttgattaatcatgataaaaatttaaatttttgcagtgattttatttgagtatggttaataataataatttattatgatttttaagtagtgatcatttatagtgtagtgaaaaattaattattatagtaaatatGTTTCAACGTGTATATGAAGTGTAAAATAATTGAACGGCTTTTTTATgggaatataaaaattacactggaagaattataatatttaattacggCTAATTGCCATGATTAAATTGACCACGATCATGCAACGATAgtcgattttgatttttgcgAGGGTGGCTATTTGAtattgtcatatatatatatatgatcaaagGCGagatgaaaatagaaaattacataattaattagttatatattttttttaaaaaaaaaaagaaactatagACACGAAgaatccataaaaaatggtGGACTTGAAGATATACAGATTAGTCCTTGTAGTAGTAATTGGGCATGTTGTCTTAGCAGCCATagcacaaatatatatatatatatatttaaataaatccattggttgtatattaattatataattaggaCACGTAATTAGACCATTAATGAATTGTCCATCCAcaattcttaaatattttcaaatataaaataaattcgtTTTCCAGTCAAAATTTTGGTGCTTGAATCAATTCAAATAGAATGCGAAAGAAGGTAAAGTTCGTCAaccttaatttatatatacacatgtttatatatttatcaacatGTGGAATATacattttagataaaaaaaaaaaaatcgaaatttGGAGGATGACATGGGGATGTCATATTACgcctataatttaattttttgttgaaaaaaaaatgtgtacgAACAACTCAGCTTTCGTTTGACACTTTtgct encodes:
- the LOC105169094 gene encoding uncharacterized protein LOC105169094 isoform X3, with protein sequence MCFCLVTKIKEEMKRKRGAGKRKSKKPSTGGSGEVFVEPGYYSDRNEENDELVSRTEIGTRAVHTKLSGLHAVLDNQTTNNETVSGAVAKLARAISSSHVNPINDIVSQQRERVGQKEPKSSHQEPVYNKQELDAAHKVIKKIMKMEAAAPFNAPVDPIALGIPDYFDIIDTPMDFRTICSKLESGLKYRNSEEVFKDVELIWDNCCKYNKKGSLILELMKRVKINFKRQWTAAGLYREQSTATTGHLCHNPQPCQVAVHMDPGGSTISSSAPLQQHNWTVLKQRQYQKLSTCGTHNFEPQEISYHCQCSLNSGHLQPGLHQHDLAAPQTSFAHLHPGDLMNGKCCSQRVSEATPSLSHSCQPPPSCSLMARHQQRGCMHQSSLCQLPPSQIEGGTNSQSAGHSCLPHREPTSNFTKCDAFGLGRDAEDRYHQQQCQMDSAHMQAYDPSASCMPVHHLNQSTCQQLLSSHAKGPRNSDCRGNLQVPPPTILNGNCTKHTTECPRPPVTDDTSCRELNQINPIPEQSSSMINIMACHPVEKTCQNQPESSPSEHLHSTAADNNFFKRITRGQTQIQCQEQSSSMMNSQKHQHQENTCKIPTISPESQPLSPTADHNRKWQRKSGGQEPTHGTAFGGDRIPIPTNAQGQPVGPHAQKLVSFLGTLARNGHFLPLTYLDWRHVPSEKKKNMWEKVQLRFDIDPTSKNWVLQSLGRRWKDWKSKLKTAHYYPHQTDEARLADCDERILPDQWAALVKLWSTESAQKNSATNRANRMKAKYIHASGRKSFARIREEQRNRPDGKELSRAELFILTRTRKDGKPVNEASSEVIKLQYRVNGQDTPQDSNKQGDVLSQIIGSDKRGRTRCIELGIELGPSYPPDLGSPKPACSESTRMVSESDANAEIRDLKEKMAVMEKTCTQMVSQMAALVSMVSSMHKNTPDRNVPDMVANTSSASDHPAAQAVDTRPTTRGASMRQTRWSKRKI